Proteins from a genomic interval of Acidobacteriota bacterium:
- a CDS encoding sugar phosphate isomerase/epimerase, with product MSKVDLIASYWTIAGDVHPHSEQEFSPFDFRDRVEAAARAGFTGIGLKEADVAHTLERRTLREMKRILDDNGIRHVELEFISDWFLDGEKKRESDKVKHMLLEAAEALGARHIKAGDFDSQVTPMPRLIESFAALCDDARNYGTRILFELIVDAMIKTLPETLEMVTGADRENGGIMIDLWHVVKLGIPYEEVARIPPRFLLGVEINDGTLQCPWSLHEDTINHRRLCGEGEFDIRGFVRRILAAGYDGPWGIEVLSRELRTLPLGEAATRAYDTTIAQF from the coding sequence ATGAGCAAGGTCGATCTGATCGCGTCCTACTGGACGATCGCGGGGGACGTCCATCCCCACTCGGAGCAGGAATTCAGCCCCTTCGACTTCCGGGACCGCGTGGAGGCGGCGGCGCGGGCCGGATTCACCGGAATCGGGCTGAAGGAGGCCGACGTCGCGCACACGCTCGAGCGGAGGACCCTCCGGGAGATGAAGCGCATCCTCGACGACAACGGCATCCGGCACGTCGAGCTGGAGTTCATCTCCGACTGGTTCCTGGACGGGGAGAAAAAACGGGAGTCGGACAAGGTCAAGCATATGCTGCTCGAGGCGGCCGAAGCGCTGGGCGCCCGGCACATCAAGGCGGGCGACTTCGATTCGCAGGTGACGCCCATGCCGCGGCTGATCGAGTCCTTCGCCGCCCTCTGTGACGACGCGCGCAACTACGGGACCCGCATCCTTTTCGAATTGATCGTCGACGCGATGATCAAGACGCTCCCCGAGACCCTGGAAATGGTCACGGGGGCGGACCGGGAAAACGGCGGCATCATGATCGACCTCTGGCACGTCGTCAAGCTGGGGATCCCCTACGAGGAGGTCGCCCGCATCCCCCCCCGCTTTCTCCTGGGGGTCGAGATCAACGACGGGACGCTCCAGTGCCCCTGGAGCCTTCACGAGGACACCATCAACCACCGCAGGCTGTGCGGGGAGGGGGAATTCGACATCAGGGGGTTCGTCCGCCGGATTCTCGCGGCGGGATACGACGGCCCGTGGGGGATCGAGGTCCTGAGCCGGGAGCTGCGGACCCTGCCCCTCGGGGAGGCGGCCACGCGCGCCTACGACACCACGATCGCGCAGTTCTGA
- a CDS encoding thiamine pyrophosphate-dependent dehydrogenase E1 component subunit alpha gives MLTIRRFEERLVREVFAGNIPGFVHSYIGQEAIAAGVCRHLTRRDRIVSHHRGHGHCIAKGADLKRMMAEIYGKKTGYCKGKGGSMHIADFSVGMLGADGIVGAGLPISTGAAFAAQLERKGDIAAVFFGDGACNEGEFHEALNLAGIWKLPLLFVCENNQYGVNTPAAYAMAAGEIARIPRAHKIPCKVVFGNDVEEVHRAAGSAVAGIRKGGGPFFLECRTYRWHKHFLSQGLEDLRPAAELEEWKRKCPVASFEKKLRDRGVLSAAKVRSINDKILRAVEEAHDFALRSPYPQPQDALQDVYST, from the coding sequence ATGCTGACGATCCGCCGCTTCGAGGAGCGGCTCGTCCGCGAGGTCTTCGCCGGGAACATCCCCGGGTTCGTCCATTCCTACATCGGGCAGGAGGCCATCGCCGCCGGCGTCTGCCGGCACCTGACGCGGCGCGACCGCATCGTCAGCCACCACCGCGGACACGGACACTGCATCGCCAAGGGCGCCGACCTGAAAAGGATGATGGCCGAGATCTACGGCAAGAAGACCGGGTACTGCAAGGGGAAGGGGGGATCGATGCATATCGCCGACTTCAGCGTGGGGATGCTGGGGGCGGACGGCATCGTGGGCGCCGGGTTGCCGATCTCCACCGGGGCCGCCTTCGCCGCGCAACTGGAGCGGAAAGGGGACATCGCCGCGGTGTTTTTCGGCGACGGGGCCTGCAACGAAGGGGAATTTCACGAGGCCCTGAACCTGGCGGGGATCTGGAAGCTGCCGCTGCTGTTCGTCTGCGAAAACAACCAGTACGGGGTCAACACCCCGGCCGCCTACGCGATGGCGGCCGGCGAGATCGCCCGGATCCCCAGGGCCCACAAGATCCCCTGCAAGGTGGTATTCGGCAACGACGTGGAGGAGGTCCACCGCGCCGCGGGTTCCGCGGTCGCCGGGATCCGCAAGGGGGGAGGCCCCTTTTTCCTGGAATGCCGGACCTACCGCTGGCACAAGCATTTCCTCTCCCAGGGGCTGGAGGACCTGCGCCCCGCGGCCGAACTGGAGGAGTGGAAGAGGAAGTGCCCGGTGGCGTCCTTCGAAAAGAAGCTGCGCGACCGGGGCGTGCTCTCGGCGGCCAAGGTCCGGTCGATCAACGACAAGATCCTGCGGGCGGTCGAAGAGGCGCACGACTTCGCCCTCCGGAGCCCCTACCCGCAACCTCAGGACGCGTTGCAGGATGTCTATTCCACCTAA
- a CDS encoding alpha-ketoacid dehydrogenase subunit beta, translating to MRKITYDQAANEAIQEEFRKNPRCVHMSTDLAADLAEEFGTDRVRVTPIAENSFVGAAIGLAGSGFRAVVNLRMATFGFVALDQMMNHAAKITYMFGGQAKFSVLIRMTVGAGFSGAAEHSISPYSMFMNVPGLKILLPTTPYDVKGLLKTALNDPNPVISFEPFMLGRTEAEVPEKEYFIPFGKAAVRRRGTDVTVVALGRMAHVALEAAAEVEGKISVEVIDPRTLVPLDRDTILRSVRKTGRLVVVDEACRTCSAASEIVALAASDRTTFARLRSAPAQVCGLDVPIPFSPPMEKFVIPDRAKIARAIRGAMRRPSA from the coding sequence ATGCGAAAGATCACGTACGACCAGGCGGCGAACGAGGCCATCCAGGAAGAATTCCGCAAGAATCCCCGCTGCGTCCACATGTCCACCGACCTGGCGGCCGACCTCGCGGAGGAATTCGGGACCGACCGGGTGAGGGTCACGCCGATAGCGGAAAACAGCTTCGTGGGGGCCGCCATCGGCCTGGCGGGATCGGGGTTCCGGGCGGTGGTCAACCTGCGCATGGCCACCTTCGGCTTCGTCGCCCTGGACCAGATGATGAACCACGCCGCCAAGATCACCTACATGTTCGGCGGCCAGGCGAAGTTTTCTGTCCTGATCCGGATGACGGTGGGCGCGGGCTTTTCCGGTGCCGCCGAGCACTCCATCAGCCCCTACTCCATGTTCATGAACGTACCGGGGCTGAAGATCCTCCTGCCGACCACGCCCTACGACGTGAAGGGGCTCCTCAAGACGGCCTTGAATGACCCGAACCCCGTCATCTCCTTCGAGCCCTTCATGCTGGGCCGGACCGAGGCCGAGGTGCCGGAAAAGGAGTATTTCATCCCTTTCGGCAAGGCGGCGGTCCGGAGGCGGGGAACCGACGTGACGGTCGTGGCCCTGGGCCGGATGGCGCACGTGGCCCTGGAGGCGGCGGCGGAGGTGGAGGGGAAGATCTCGGTGGAGGTGATCGATCCCCGGACGCTGGTCCCCCTCGACCGGGACACCATCCTCCGCTCGGTCCGCAAGACGGGGCGCCTCGTGGTGGTCGATGAAGCCTGCCGGACCTGCAGCGCGGCGTCGGAGATCGTCGCCCTGGCGGCCTCCGACCGCACGACCTTCGCGCGGCTGCGGTCGGCGCCGGCCCAGGTCTGCGGGCTCGACGTCCCGATCCCCTTCAGCCCGCCGATGGAAAAGTTCGTCATCCCCGACCGGGCGAAAATCGCCAGGGCGATCCGGGGCGCCATGCGCCGGCCGTCCGCGTAG
- a CDS encoding CoA transferase translates to MAKALEGVRVLDFTQYLSGPHCTAVLSELGAEIIKVEMPGKGEPERVAMPKTPKKESYQFLSYNRGKKSVTLNLKAPKGLEIARQLAAKADVLVENFAPGVLERLGLGYEEARRLNPSIIYASISGFGQTGPRRNDVCYDVVAQAMGGLMSVTGYPGGEPLKAGISLGDYMGGYNGAIAILAALYHRKVTGEGQSIDISMQDGIWAMVFPDRANYFDTLEVPKRFGNKLSSSAPFGAFNARDGYVVICTITDGQWQKVLQAMGREDLAGEERFATRELRTRHMAEVDALVEGWLKEKTVEEAIAELKKHQVPCSPLPTFDQVASDPQLLSREMIVEVEQPVSGKVKLIGSVYKMSRTPGDRTMRVPDVGEHNGEIYGGLLGMDAGELEKLSEEKVI, encoded by the coding sequence ATGGCTAAGGCATTGGAAGGCGTCAGGGTACTGGATTTTACGCAATATCTGTCCGGCCCGCACTGCACGGCGGTGCTCTCCGAACTGGGGGCCGAGATCATCAAGGTGGAGATGCCGGGCAAGGGCGAACCGGAAAGGGTGGCCATGCCCAAGACCCCGAAGAAGGAATCCTACCAATTCCTCTCCTACAACCGGGGCAAGAAGAGCGTCACCCTGAACCTGAAGGCCCCCAAGGGGTTGGAGATCGCCCGGCAACTGGCGGCCAAGGCCGATGTCCTCGTGGAGAACTTCGCGCCCGGGGTCCTGGAGCGGCTGGGACTCGGGTACGAGGAGGCGAGAAGGCTGAACCCGTCGATCATCTACGCCTCCATATCCGGTTTCGGGCAGACCGGACCCCGCCGCAACGACGTCTGCTACGACGTGGTGGCGCAGGCGATGGGCGGGCTGATGAGCGTGACCGGGTATCCCGGCGGAGAACCGCTCAAGGCGGGGATTTCGCTCGGCGACTACATGGGGGGGTACAACGGCGCCATCGCCATCCTCGCGGCCCTCTATCACCGGAAGGTGACGGGGGAGGGGCAGTCGATCGACATCTCCATGCAGGACGGCATCTGGGCGATGGTGTTCCCGGACCGGGCCAACTACTTCGACACGCTCGAGGTCCCGAAGCGGTTCGGCAACAAGCTGAGCAGTTCGGCCCCCTTCGGCGCCTTCAACGCCAGGGACGGGTACGTGGTGATCTGCACGATCACCGACGGCCAGTGGCAGAAGGTGCTTCAGGCCATGGGGCGCGAGGACCTCGCCGGCGAGGAGCGCTTCGCCACGCGCGAACTCCGGACCCGGCACATGGCCGAGGTCGATGCGCTGGTCGAGGGGTGGCTCAAGGAGAAAACGGTCGAGGAGGCGATCGCCGAACTGAAGAAGCACCAGGTTCCCTGCTCGCCGCTCCCCACCTTCGACCAGGTGGCCTCCGATCCTCAACTCCTTTCGCGGGAGATGATCGTGGAGGTGGAGCAGCCGGTTTCGGGGAAGGTGAAGCTCATCGGCTCGGTGTACAAGATGTCCCGCACGCCGGGGGACCGGACGATGCGGGTGCCCGACGTCGGCGAGCACAACGGGGAGATCTACGGCGGGCTCCTGGGCATGGATGCCGGGGAACTGGAGAAGCTGAGCGAAGAGAAGGTCATCTGA
- a CDS encoding alpha/beta fold hydrolase yields MNPISSTLVHKVLPPVGAGAGAPPALILLHGQGAREDTLLKLAPHLDPRFFILSVRAPFPCGGEPDAYAWYGIPAPFTPHPEQFAESLGRLRRFVRDVKTGYPVDGRKVFLLGFSMGSVMAFALSLTAPGEVRGVVAHSGYVPENTSLEFAWDRLEGLSVFLAHGTADPVVPVGLARRARDLIVKSSAELTYREYPTPHRVGRQSLRDLSGWLGSRLS; encoded by the coding sequence ATGAATCCGATATCGTCGACGCTCGTTCACAAGGTCCTGCCGCCCGTTGGTGCAGGCGCCGGCGCGCCCCCGGCCCTGATCCTGCTGCACGGGCAGGGGGCCCGCGAAGACACCCTCCTGAAACTCGCGCCCCACCTCGACCCGCGCTTCTTCATCCTCAGCGTGCGCGCCCCGTTCCCCTGCGGGGGGGAACCGGACGCCTACGCCTGGTACGGCATCCCGGCCCCCTTCACCCCCCACCCGGAGCAGTTCGCCGAGAGCCTCGGCCGGCTGCGCCGGTTCGTCCGCGATGTAAAAACCGGCTACCCGGTGGACGGCCGGAAGGTGTTTCTGCTCGGCTTCAGCATGGGGAGCGTCATGGCCTTCGCCCTGTCCCTGACGGCCCCCGGGGAGGTGCGCGGCGTCGTCGCCCACAGCGGCTACGTCCCCGAGAACACGTCGCTCGAGTTCGCGTGGGACCGCCTGGAGGGGCTCTCGGTATTCCTGGCTCACGGCACCGCGGACCCGGTAGTCCCCGTGGGACTCGCCCGCCGCGCCCGGGACCTCATCGTCAAGAGTTCCGCCGAGCTGACCTACCGGGAGTACCCTACCCCCCACCGGGTCGGCCGGCAGAGCCTGCGGGATCTTTCCGGCTGGCTCGGGTCCCGGCTATCTTAA
- a CDS encoding LysR family transcriptional regulator: MELRHLRYFVAVAEQLHFRHAAEIVHVAQPALSQQIRQLEKELGVTLLERSRHQVRLTPAGKAFYESALGVLRQADQAAARARKVDSGDAGTIRIGFVSTAAIRVLPDGVKRLQKQVPAAEVELSELAAGEQIDGLYREQLDIGFVHAKLSRDVLGTRIVARDRLIAAVPDSSPLARCRRVDLRDLASWPAIMPAGHSSSGFYEQVRMAYQMAGVRPERVHYTRLLQTGLLLVAAGVGVSLVPESFQLIHVRGVAYKKLRVEPPLCEMVAAWRRDNASPLLARFVRCLPELG, from the coding sequence GTGGAACTGAGGCATTTGAGATATTTCGTGGCCGTCGCCGAGCAGCTCCATTTCCGCCACGCGGCGGAAATCGTTCACGTGGCCCAGCCCGCCCTGAGCCAGCAGATCAGGCAGCTGGAAAAGGAGCTGGGGGTCACGCTGCTCGAACGGTCCCGCCACCAGGTGCGGCTGACGCCGGCGGGGAAGGCGTTTTACGAAAGCGCGCTCGGCGTCCTCCGGCAGGCGGACCAGGCCGCGGCGAGGGCGCGCAAGGTGGACAGCGGGGACGCCGGCACGATCCGGATCGGCTTCGTCAGCACGGCCGCCATCCGCGTGCTCCCCGACGGCGTGAAGCGGCTGCAGAAACAGGTCCCCGCGGCCGAGGTCGAACTCAGCGAGCTCGCGGCGGGCGAACAGATCGACGGGCTGTACCGGGAACAGCTGGACATCGGGTTCGTCCACGCCAAGCTGTCGCGCGACGTCCTCGGGACGAGGATCGTCGCGCGCGACCGCCTGATCGCGGCCGTGCCCGACTCGAGCCCCCTGGCCCGGTGCCGGCGTGTCGACCTCCGGGACCTGGCCTCCTGGCCCGCGATCATGCCCGCGGGGCATTCGAGTTCCGGGTTCTACGAGCAGGTGCGCATGGCGTACCAGATGGCCGGGGTGCGGCCGGAACGGGTGCATTACACGCGCCTGCTGCAGACCGGGCTGCTGCTGGTGGCGGCCGGGGTGGGGGTCTCCCTGGTCCCGGAATCGTTCCAGCTGATCCACGTCAGGGGGGTCGCCTACAAGAAGCTGCGGGTGGAGCCCCCCCTGTGCGAGATGGTGGCCGCGTGGCGCCGGGACAACGCGTCGCCGCTGCTCGCGCGCTTCGTCCGGTGCCTGCCGGAATTGGGCTGA
- a CDS encoding YihY/virulence factor BrkB family protein — protein MGLIPAAQFALQLWRKIEEDDVLTGAAAVAFFLLLSIFPAAIFSLSLLPFLPIPDLERAAMDLIHQALPDQSAVLLERIVGQVLAEREGGVLTLGLALTLWSASMGLYAAMKQIARTHSAGEPRRFWKARMTAVILMFLLLFLLFGTLSLLIFGGAAQDRMAAALGWGAPLRWGFAILRRGILALLLLTGLELLYYLGRGGRGKFRPFSPGGLAAVAMIAVVSMGFQAYITHLGNYRAMYGSLGAVIVLMLWLYLVSIALLTGSEINAVRMKPGRGTKGENPGSPGTERDPHPSL, from the coding sequence ATGGGCCTGATCCCGGCCGCGCAGTTCGCGCTGCAACTCTGGCGGAAGATCGAGGAGGACGACGTGCTCACCGGCGCCGCCGCCGTCGCCTTCTTCCTCCTCCTTTCCATCTTCCCGGCGGCCATTTTCAGCCTTTCCCTCCTCCCCTTTCTCCCGATCCCCGATCTCGAGCGGGCCGCCATGGACCTGATCCACCAGGCGCTCCCCGACCAGTCGGCCGTCCTCCTGGAGAGGATCGTCGGGCAGGTCCTGGCCGAAAGAGAGGGGGGGGTGCTGACCCTGGGTCTGGCGCTGACCCTCTGGTCCGCCTCCATGGGCCTGTACGCGGCCATGAAGCAGATCGCCCGCACCCACTCCGCCGGGGAACCGCGGCGGTTCTGGAAGGCGCGCATGACGGCCGTGATCCTGATGTTCCTTCTCCTCTTCCTCCTCTTCGGCACCCTCTCCCTCCTGATCTTCGGCGGCGCGGCCCAGGACAGGATGGCGGCCGCGCTCGGATGGGGAGCGCCGCTCCGGTGGGGGTTCGCGATCCTGCGCCGCGGGATCCTCGCCCTGCTCCTGCTGACGGGGCTGGAACTGCTCTACTACCTCGGAAGAGGAGGCCGCGGGAAGTTCCGCCCGTTCTCCCCGGGCGGGCTGGCCGCCGTGGCGATGATCGCCGTGGTGTCGATGGGATTCCAGGCCTACATCACCCACCTCGGAAATTACCGCGCCATGTACGGCAGCCTGGGCGCCGTGATCGTCCTCATGCTCTGGCTTTACCTGGTAAGCATCGCCCTCCTGACCGGGTCGGAAATCAACGCCGTGCGGATGAAGCCCGGCCGGGGAACGAAAGGGGAAAACCCCGGTTCACCGGGGACGGAGCGTGATCCTCACCCCTCCCTTTAG
- a CDS encoding DUF389 domain-containing protein, translating into MTVAVAFAFIGGVILVGFLAHLLFRVTKIPSVLLLIGIGIVLGPVTGWVTSGSLVAIAPFFGTLALLIILFEGGLGLDVSSVRTQAPKASILALLSFLISFLAVGALAFFGLGMPVIHSLLLASLLGAASPAIIIPLVSGLSVRQEIRTLLKLESALGDVLLIVAVLFLLDAHATGKQSVPGIALALFLSIAVAFVVSSVAGALWARLIGWMGKEPLAYMLTLGFVFLLYFGVEELGGSAAFAVLMFGMILENMHVVADRVGPQVRYFFGIDVRAEQFVLQAFMKNITEELSFLIRTFFFVYLGLLLDFSALTPVIALSGIAMAALLFGGRYAAVRAVLRKGTYTAGERQMVLSMLPRGLATAVMAFLPVQLGVPGAELFPIYAFIVIVVSNIHMTGGVIFAERRLGRERAAEKAAAPSPAGAPSPAGAPLSAAEEPGRTSAGGREPAEAAGDGPVPDAAVTVLEETPHRGAGEQAARRKPFSFTEQVMRLLGIRPEEREQQYLHAMQNASMAPSIFWVQILLASVLTALGLVLNQSSIIIGAALIVPIAWPVLAAGLALAAGDIYLLLRLLWKLLLVVLLVAALSALFSELLPFNAVTAEIASRTRPTILDFLVALFSGMAGAALTFGRKRLLRYFPGALLGLALMPPLTVLGFGLGREFSTEIFRGATLLFIANFFAVILGAALVYAAAGMPAAASLETVGARKHGEMKRPFVRFLFERLGLGTLIGRAGSTRARLMVIVVFLLALVIPLQMALDQLSREFRARQAVSVVEKMFDQPGRSAIINSVATIGEEEISVRVQVATNALFTSEDIRRFEERVADRTGVAARLDLVQSLSDIGEGRKLMGMLAPPAPDSVPYSPGVPDMARDLRDAVAAELRAMALPETIAVVRVGAELALDGAPPSFRVEYLSESPLSGDARELLARLMEDRMGLRPERLEFHHVPSRFDFERAGGGIRPDRSPGLREIQETLRRYPQVRAQVEIPADLGPDDGRKLERRLAEGASLLALPARASFIQNPELKGGVRITLRPR; encoded by the coding sequence ATGACGGTGGCCGTGGCGTTCGCTTTCATCGGCGGGGTGATCCTGGTCGGATTCCTCGCCCACCTTCTTTTCAGGGTCACGAAGATTCCCAGCGTGCTTCTGCTGATCGGGATCGGCATCGTCCTGGGCCCCGTCACCGGATGGGTGACGTCCGGTTCCCTGGTCGCCATCGCCCCTTTTTTCGGGACCCTCGCGCTGCTCATCATCCTTTTCGAGGGGGGACTGGGCCTGGATGTATCGAGCGTTCGGACCCAGGCGCCCAAAGCCTCCATCCTCGCCCTGCTCAGTTTTCTCATTTCGTTTCTCGCCGTGGGGGCGCTCGCCTTTTTCGGGCTCGGGATGCCGGTGATCCACTCCCTGCTGCTGGCCTCGCTTCTGGGCGCCGCCAGCCCCGCCATCATCATTCCGCTGGTCTCCGGTCTCAGCGTCCGGCAGGAGATCCGGACCCTCCTGAAACTCGAGTCGGCGCTCGGGGACGTGTTGTTGATCGTTGCCGTCCTGTTCCTCCTCGACGCCCACGCCACCGGGAAGCAGAGCGTCCCCGGGATCGCCCTGGCGCTCTTTTTGTCCATCGCGGTGGCCTTCGTCGTCTCTTCGGTGGCCGGCGCCCTGTGGGCGAGGCTGATCGGCTGGATGGGGAAAGAGCCGCTTGCCTACATGCTGACCCTCGGGTTCGTGTTCCTGCTCTATTTCGGGGTCGAGGAACTGGGGGGGAGCGCGGCTTTCGCGGTCCTCATGTTCGGGATGATTCTCGAGAACATGCACGTGGTCGCCGACCGGGTCGGCCCCCAGGTCCGGTATTTTTTCGGCATCGATGTCCGTGCCGAACAGTTCGTGCTCCAGGCGTTCATGAAGAACATCACGGAGGAACTCTCCTTTCTGATCCGGACCTTCTTTTTCGTCTACCTGGGCCTGCTGCTCGATTTCAGCGCCCTGACCCCGGTCATCGCCCTCTCCGGCATCGCCATGGCGGCCCTGCTGTTCGGCGGCCGGTACGCGGCGGTGCGCGCCGTCCTCAGGAAAGGGACCTATACGGCTGGAGAGCGGCAGATGGTGCTCTCCATGCTCCCCCGGGGGCTCGCGACGGCGGTCATGGCTTTCCTTCCCGTCCAGTTGGGGGTCCCCGGGGCTGAGCTCTTTCCGATTTATGCCTTTATCGTGATCGTGGTGAGCAACATTCATATGACCGGCGGGGTGATCTTCGCCGAGAGGCGGCTCGGGCGGGAAAGGGCGGCGGAGAAGGCGGCGGCGCCGTCACCGGCGGGGGCGCCGTCACCGGCGGGGGCGCCGCTATCGGCGGCGGAGGAACCGGGGCGGACTTCCGCAGGAGGGCGGGAACCCGCCGAGGCCGCCGGGGACGGCCCCGTGCCCGATGCGGCGGTGACGGTCCTGGAGGAGACGCCGCATCGGGGAGCGGGAGAGCAGGCCGCCCGGCGGAAGCCGTTCTCCTTCACGGAACAGGTGATGCGGCTTCTGGGGATCCGCCCCGAGGAGAGGGAGCAGCAGTACCTCCACGCGATGCAGAACGCCTCGATGGCCCCCTCGATCTTCTGGGTGCAGATCCTGCTGGCGTCGGTACTGACGGCGCTGGGCCTGGTGCTGAATCAGAGTTCCATCATCATCGGCGCGGCCCTGATCGTGCCGATCGCCTGGCCGGTCCTGGCCGCAGGCCTGGCCCTGGCGGCGGGGGATATCTACCTCCTGCTGAGGCTTCTGTGGAAGCTGCTGCTCGTCGTTCTCCTGGTCGCCGCGCTCTCCGCCCTGTTCAGTGAACTGCTCCCGTTCAACGCCGTTACGGCCGAGATCGCGTCCCGCACCCGGCCCACGATTCTCGATTTCCTGGTCGCGCTCTTTTCCGGCATGGCGGGAGCCGCGCTGACATTCGGCCGGAAGCGGCTGCTGCGCTATTTCCCGGGGGCGCTGCTGGGGCTCGCCCTGATGCCGCCGCTCACCGTTCTCGGTTTCGGCCTGGGCCGGGAATTCAGCACCGAGATCTTCCGGGGGGCGACCCTGCTGTTCATCGCCAACTTCTTTGCCGTCATCCTGGGTGCCGCGTTGGTCTATGCCGCCGCGGGCATGCCGGCGGCGGCTTCCCTGGAGACCGTCGGGGCACGGAAACACGGGGAGATGAAGCGGCCGTTCGTCCGGTTCCTGTTCGAGCGGCTCGGGCTCGGGACCCTGATCGGGCGGGCCGGGAGCACGCGCGCCCGGCTGATGGTCATCGTCGTTTTTCTGCTTGCCCTGGTCATTCCCCTGCAGATGGCGCTGGACCAGCTGAGCCGGGAATTCCGGGCCCGGCAGGCGGTTTCGGTCGTGGAGAAGATGTTCGACCAGCCGGGGCGCTCCGCCATCATCAACTCGGTGGCCACGATCGGGGAGGAGGAGATCTCCGTCCGCGTCCAGGTGGCGACCAACGCCCTGTTCACCTCGGAGGATATCCGGCGCTTCGAGGAGCGGGTGGCCGACCGGACGGGGGTCGCGGCGCGGCTCGACCTGGTCCAGAGCCTGAGCGACATCGGCGAGGGGCGCAAGCTGATGGGCATGCTGGCCCCGCCGGCTCCCGACTCCGTGCCCTACAGCCCCGGAGTCCCGGACATGGCCCGGGACCTCCGCGATGCCGTCGCCGCGGAGCTGAGGGCGATGGCGTTGCCCGAAACGATCGCCGTCGTGCGCGTCGGCGCCGAGCTCGCCCTGGACGGGGCGCCCCCTTCCTTCAGGGTCGAGTATCTGTCCGAATCCCCCCTGTCCGGGGATGCGCGGGAGCTGCTGGCCCGCCTGATGGAGGACCGGATGGGGCTGCGGCCGGAGAGGCTCGAGTTCCACCACGTCCCCTCGAGGTTCGATTTCGAGCGGGCCGGGGGCGGGATCCGGCCGGACCGATCGCCGGGACTCCGGGAAATCCAGGAAACGCTCCGGCGCTACCCGCAGGTGCGGGCCCAGGTGGAGATCCCGGCGGATCTGGGGCCGGACGACGGGCGGAAGCTCGAGCGGCGGCTCGCGGAGGGCGCGTCCCTGCTCGCTCTCCCGGCGCGTGCCTCGTTCATTCAGAACCCGGAGCTAAAGGGAGGGGTGAGGATCACGCTCCGTCCCCGGTGA